The Gammaproteobacteria bacterium genome has a window encoding:
- a CDS encoding efflux RND transporter permease subunit has protein sequence MNLTAAALKRPITTIMAFVAMAIIGLVSRPLIPLESWPEVDAPFLGIQIPYPNATAKEVETEIVRPLEESIATMTDVQRMFSTSNRNGGFVGIFFGWGADMEGKRIELRAKIDAISDQFPIDLERLPIFSFNTGDAPILTIRISTERDLSNAYQMLDRNVIKRLSRLEGVANVRLDGVFPKQISIKLNADRVAAHNINLFSLRQQLQKTNFTVSAGEITTSNQKWLVRPQGEFNSLDDIRNVLIQPQGIKLSDIAEVVLEEPEREHGRHLNGTYAVGIDIQKASGSNLVNVADSVLKEISVIGGLPEMQGIELYVMNNMGEDVKRSLTELVKAGMIGAILAFIVLFLFLREPMSTLIVAMSVPFCLLITIGAIYFSGYSFNILTLMGMMLAIGMLVDNSVVVTENIFRKRLENSDPYAATIEATKEVNLAITAGTLTSVIVFAPIVFSEANPLFLFLKHTAFTIIVALLASLLIAQTLIPMLASRIKSVKVKGEGRIMRWLSGKYAKILAIALNKARYSVLGLVAIFVLTGVAMNGFKVDMNDEESSDRLFLRYNVIGIHPLSKTEEAVNIIEEYLFANKEKYTIDSVYSFFNTDRAESTIILKQDSHLNPKQVQKDIEEGLPQLVIGTPSFERQRIGGDEGFKVQLYGDSTERLREISREVMATLRGVEGLTNVLPDIFRSGREVQIKIKKDRAAQLGISPLLVANSVATALRGDRLRSMRTENGETEIRVEFADKDAQSISNIKLIPVYTTSGDRVNLEQVADVITEYGTSIIRREDRRTTLGISADFEEDADIAQIREATNQLLASYNFPPGYGWGLGRSFQQQDEDQKAMIFNVLLAIPLIFIVMAALFESLLYPLSIITSIGFSFIGIVLFFAATGTTFTLMSAIGALILIGIVVNNGIVLVEHINFLRKTGLERISAIIQAGRDRLRPILMTVITTVLGMVPLAVSSSTLAGADASYAPMAKAIIGGLLFSTVVSLIIVPVIYLWLDNMSRWGRAVRQRAA, from the coding sequence ATGAATTTGACCGCCGCCGCATTGAAACGCCCAATCACAACAATCATGGCCTTTGTTGCCATGGCCATTATTGGACTGGTCTCTCGTCCCTTAATCCCGCTTGAAAGCTGGCCTGAAGTCGATGCACCTTTTCTTGGAATTCAAATTCCCTACCCGAATGCTACCGCAAAAGAAGTCGAAACCGAGATCGTTAGACCCCTGGAAGAAAGTATTGCGACCATGACGGACGTGCAGCGTATGTTCTCCACATCAAACCGTAATGGCGGATTTGTCGGGATATTTTTTGGCTGGGGCGCCGACATGGAAGGAAAACGTATCGAGCTGCGTGCCAAGATCGATGCCATTTCCGATCAATTCCCGATCGACCTCGAACGTTTGCCGATTTTCTCGTTCAATACCGGCGATGCACCCATCTTAACCATACGCATATCCACCGAACGAGACTTGTCCAATGCCTATCAAATGCTCGATAGGAACGTCATTAAACGATTATCACGCCTGGAAGGAGTTGCCAATGTTCGTTTGGACGGGGTGTTTCCCAAACAAATCTCAATAAAGCTGAATGCCGACCGGGTTGCCGCACATAACATCAATCTCTTCAGCTTGCGCCAACAGTTGCAAAAGACCAATTTTACCGTCAGTGCTGGTGAGATCACGACTTCCAACCAGAAATGGCTGGTTCGACCGCAAGGAGAATTCAACAGTCTGGACGATATTAGAAATGTTTTGATCCAGCCCCAAGGCATCAAACTCTCGGACATTGCTGAAGTTGTTTTGGAGGAACCGGAGCGTGAGCATGGTCGTCATTTGAATGGAACCTATGCGGTTGGGATCGACATTCAAAAAGCCAGTGGCTCAAATCTGGTCAATGTTGCCGATTCGGTTCTCAAGGAGATCTCGGTGATCGGCGGACTGCCTGAAATGCAAGGCATTGAGCTCTATGTAATGAATAATATGGGCGAAGATGTAAAACGCTCATTGACCGAACTGGTCAAAGCCGGAATGATCGGAGCCATACTTGCCTTCATAGTACTCTTTTTGTTTCTACGCGAACCCATGAGTACTCTCATCGTTGCAATGTCAGTACCTTTTTGTTTGCTCATTACAATCGGCGCTATCTATTTTTCCGGCTACAGCTTTAATATCTTGACTTTGATGGGCATGATGCTGGCCATTGGAATGCTGGTTGATAACAGCGTGGTTGTCACGGAAAATATTTTTCGCAAAAGACTGGAAAACAGTGACCCCTACGCAGCCACGATCGAGGCCACCAAAGAAGTCAATCTGGCGATCACTGCCGGCACCCTGACGTCGGTTATTGTTTTTGCGCCAATTGTGTTTAGTGAGGCAAATCCTTTGTTTCTGTTTTTGAAGCACACTGCATTCACAATTATTGTGGCACTTTTGGCTTCGTTACTCATTGCTCAGACTCTTATTCCAATGTTGGCGTCGCGCATCAAGTCGGTAAAAGTAAAAGGCGAAGGCCGGATTATGCGCTGGCTTTCCGGTAAATACGCCAAAATTCTGGCGATTGCCCTGAATAAAGCGCGTTACAGTGTGTTGGGATTAGTGGCCATATTTGTATTGACGGGGGTCGCCATGAACGGTTTCAAGGTGGATATGAATGATGAAGAATCCAGTGACCGCCTGTTCTTGCGTTACAACGTTATCGGCATCCACCCCTTAAGTAAAACCGAGGAAGCGGTCAATATCATTGAAGAATATCTTTTTGCCAATAAGGAAAAATACACCATTGATTCGGTCTATTCCTTTTTCAATACTGACAGGGCTGAATCTACGATTATCTTAAAACAGGATTCACATCTCAATCCGAAACAGGTGCAAAAAGACATTGAAGAAGGATTGCCACAATTGGTGATCGGCACGCCCAGCTTTGAGCGACAACGCATTGGTGGTGACGAAGGATTCAAAGTTCAACTCTATGGCGATTCTACAGAACGTTTACGCGAGATCAGTCGCGAGGTTATGGCAACCTTGCGTGGTGTTGAAGGACTGACCAATGTGTTACCCGACATCTTCCGGTCAGGGCGAGAAGTACAGATCAAAATTAAAAAAGATCGGGCAGCCCAGCTGGGAATTAGTCCGTTATTAGTCGCCAACAGTGTCGCCACCGCTCTACGCGGGGATAGACTACGCAGTATGCGAACCGAAAATGGTGAAACCGAGATCAGGGTTGAATTCGCAGATAAAGATGCCCAGAGTATCTCTAATATTAAATTGATACCCGTATACACCACTAGCGGTGATCGAGTTAATCTTGAGCAAGTTGCCGATGTGATCACCGAATACGGCACTAGCATAATCCGACGTGAAGATCGTCGCACAACCCTGGGCATCAGTGCCGATTTTGAGGAAGACGCCGATATTGCTCAAATCCGGGAAGCCACAAACCAGTTATTGGCAAGCTATAACTTCCCGCCGGGTTATGGCTGGGGTCTCGGTCGCTCATTCCAGCAACAGGATGAAGATCAAAAAGCCATGATATTTAATGTTTTGCTGGCGATCCCGTTGATTTTTATTGTCATGGCCGCATTGTTTGAATCTCTGCTCTACCCATTGTCGATCATCACCTCGATCGGTTTTTCTTTTATCGGTATCGTTTTGTTTTTTGCCGCAACTGGCACAACCTTTACCCTGATGTCGGCGATTGGTGCCCTGATCCTTATTGGCATTGTGGTCAACAATGGCATCGTCCTGGTTGAACACATCAACTTTTTACGCAAAACCGGGCTCGAACGTATTTCAGCGATCATTCAGGCGGGTAGAGATCGTCTGCGACCCATTTTAATGACTGTGATCACAACGGTTTTGGGCATGGTGCCGCTGGCGGTAAGTTCAAGCACATTGGCTGGCGCTGACGCGTCTTATGCCCCAATGGCCAAAGCCATTATTGGCGGTTTGCTTTTTTCCACGGTGGTTTCCTTGATCATCGTTCCGGTGATCTACTTGTGGCTTGACAACATGTCAAGATGGGGTCGTGCGGTACGCCAAAGAGCGGCATAG
- a CDS encoding DUF1249 domain-containing protein — MKYSDSRIVIPRLSKPVSFAALMALYESNYIQLMRFLNADRKHIDYGEATIRYDKHAVHCRIEDVTTYTSLVCIDEDLFDQGEPVRINHFRIRLYHDALCAAVTSSIQENTDYQLKSLPLNQSRLRVLWQQNMFLNKWLAYCLSRKLVFTGKIDENTDS; from the coding sequence ATGAAATATTCCGACAGTCGCATTGTTATCCCACGCTTAAGCAAACCGGTCAGTTTTGCGGCTTTAATGGCTTTATACGAAAGTAACTATATTCAACTCATGCGTTTTCTCAACGCAGACCGCAAACATATCGATTACGGTGAGGCGACCATTCGTTATGACAAGCACGCGGTGCACTGCAGGATCGAGGATGTAACCACCTACACAAGCCTGGTGTGTATCGATGAAGACCTGTTTGATCAAGGTGAGCCGGTTCGCATCAACCATTTTCGTATTCGGCTGTATCATGACGCTTTGTGTGCGGCGGTAACGTCGAGTATTCAGGAAAATACCGATTATCAGCTAAAATCACTCCCGCTGAATCAGAGCCGACTGCGGGTTTTGTGGCAACAAAACATGTTTTTGAATAAATGGTTGGCGTATTGTTTGTCCAGAAAGCTTGTTTTCACAGGTAAAATCGATGAAAATACAGATAGTTAG